Genomic window (Daucus carota subsp. sativus chromosome 5, DH1 v3.0, whole genome shotgun sequence):
AAGTACACTACAAAAAAGGAATTATGAAAAAAGGAATTTGTAATGGTGTTCTGGCACTAAAACACGGCTACTTACAGGCCTTTTATGCAGGTCAATTTGAATAATGCTAACTTAGAAGGCGCACTTGTGACTGGAAACACATCTTTTAAGGGATCGATGTTAACAGGAACAGGTAAACAGAGTGAAAACCAGTTTCCCTTTTAACAAAGGCATTAACTCataatatttctatatattcCACCACTGCCTGTTGTTGCACTTGTTACAATGCAATCAATCTTAGCCAATATTTAAATGCCTGTTTATAATAGAATGTTTACCAGACAGGACAACACCACGTAGCCTTCTTTGTGATGGCGTAAGATGCCCCTGTGTTTTGCCACCAAGAATCTGATTACCTGTGAAATAGAGACAGACATCACATGGAGTAAATAATTTAGTAATTATGATTACATTGACCAGAGTAAATGTCTTTCCGGCCCTTAGCCGACCAACCTTCAAACGATCATGTTGTATAATCTTGATGTATAATCAAGGTCACTGCTCAGCTCATGACCAGATTCTGGTCATGTTGAGTTCTAGCTGTATGCCTGGAACAAAAAAGAAAGCAGAACTCAACTTTAAATGCTATAATCGTATAAACTTGTCTTGTCATTATCTGCTGTATAATTATTTGTTCTTGGCTTTAATGTTGATTCCTTATTGAAGATATTGCTCTATCTTTTCCcagtatttttttcattttatatgaTCAAAGAGACAATGCTAGAATTTTCAATGGTTGTTGTAGTTACTTTACCTTACGATATCACTCACATTTTGCAGAACAAATAGATCTAAttaacatatgaaaaatataaaaaaaattcttgtcCTGTGGATGACCAAAAACTTTGGCATTGAAATTTATCAAGGAAAAGAAGACTAATACTATTGTCACACATTCACTCTTGTGCCAATTCCATGGCAGACTTCCAAATCACACCTGAATTCAAAAATGATCTTCTACGACAAAAAACTCATTAAAGTTCCAAATTTTGTTTCTCCCACCTAAAGAATTAAAGTCTGACAATCCAAAATCCCTAATTGCAGTAAAGATAACAGCTTttcaatcaaataataaaacttAACATAAGAATACAAATTTTAACACAACAAATTCAAGAAATGGTAAAAATAAACCTGAAAAACAGCCAGGGCTACAAATTGATTAAGCCTGAGAGTGAGCTGGTGCCATAGCTTGCGTTGATACAGATCTGCTAGCGTGTTGGACCAATCAAAGGTAAATAAAGTCTCCTTTAATAAACAGCTGTAGCACAATACAGTTAACAGAATAGTAGTAATTCATATTCATGTAAAGCTTGATTAGGTTCAAATATATTACGGTAgataattttcagaattttataAAAGTCAGTACCATGAAAATAATGCAGATTCCTACAGTTGGCCTATGTTACTAACCACCGGTTTCGAGGACATATCTAGAGGGTTGCCGTGAATGTTGTAGTGCTATCTGAATATCTCAAAATCTTGCTTGCTTGTGTACTCATCCTAGGCAAGGCGAGGCGTGAAATTATtaatttgcaaataaaaattattcaagaaaatatattacaacTGTAAACTAAAACCTTGTATAGAGTTCTGCAAATAAGTTCAACAGAAAATCAAATTAGGTTGTGCTTAAATTGCCAAGAGTTCTGCTTGAATCCAAAGTtcctaaaatcaattaaaaagacAAAATCAATCATGCATTATAATGAGTAATCATATCCtgtattaaaaattgaaaaaatcttGCTTTCGAACCTAGTTTCCACGTATTAGAAACTGCAAAATGTACATGTTACTGGTCAAGATATATGTAGTTGAATGCAAAAGCCTGATGGTTCAAGTATAACAATTACTGTGGTAGATAAAGAAGAGAAATTACATCATCCCAAATGTCTGCAAGATCCTAAGGTGACTGAAGCACTGCCTTCCTAATGTCAATAATTGATCCCAAAGGTTCTTCTTTTAGTGGTTCATACCCAGAGGCAAAACTCGATCTCCTGCACGAACCAAGGGAACCCCACTTCATGAAATCACCTCGAATATCACTGCACTTCTCAAGATCCACTGGCCGAGAAAAGCTAGTGAGACGTTTCTTAGTAAGAGTTGAAGAACATGAAGAACTGTCAGAGAAACTCCCTACTGCCCAATTTACAACCCTAGAGACTCTTTTCACAATGGTGTACCTATTCTGCAGCACTGTAGCTGTAACTGCAATGCATGTTGTATACTGAAAATATATAATCCCACCTGGGTATTGCAGCACTGTCAATACCCAGGTgggattatttatatttagttttgccaattaaatataaataatcccACCTGGGTATtgacaaatgcaagacttgAGGATTAATTATCTAGCTCATTTCTTATTATCGGTTCAAGTAtgcaacaaaaataaaacaaaattaacacaCATCAAACACTTTATATGCACTGTCGATTGCTAACTCAAATCCCAAATCCCAGAACATAAGAGTTAAGACTgtctaatttttcttttgttatgTTTCTTTTGAACATAAGACCTCTATGACATAGCCCGAACCCCTATATGTCACCGGTATTCAGGACTCAGGAAACGACCTGTTAAATTCAAAagtataaaaaaagaaaattgtaataagataattggataattacataaatatgaAACAACGTGACAACGCAAGCAAGAGTATGTACCTTGCAAGCTACCAGGAGGAAGGTGGGTGTTTTTCACATTACTCTGTTGGTCACGTCCCGTCAACACACTGCCTATATAAACAAAAGCCGGAAGGACCTGTAATCACAGCAAAAGCCATTTGTACTGCATACTATGTTCAGCTAAATAGCAACAGTTTGATTCATAACCATTGGGATGTGAAATAGTTTGTGTTTTTTAATTTCTTCCTTGTACATGTTCTTATGTAATGATGCAGTACTTCATCTATATTGGAGGAGCTGTATAAAGAGAGTTCTTGTTTATCATACAATGCCTAGATTTGCTTTGGCTGGtgcatagaatttttttttaacaaaaataaaaacaaaatggaGGTCAAACTCACATGTCAGCGCAGTTTGagtttatattacaaaatataataaaataacggttagcaaaattatacataatcaaAAAGGTGATTTGCTCCAACCATGTTAGCTATAACTACTatctatatttaaaaaataatattttattgagggAAAAGAGTATTAGGGATGGCAGTTGGAGGAAAGATATGGCTGGAGGGGAGCTGTGAAATGGAGGGAGATGACGTGGAGGTTCTTACAGATCTGCTGCACTTTGATAAATATAGGAAACTAAATAGCGTTATGTAAAATTATTGTTAGCTACAGACTATGGTTGGAGAGGACGAAATGCTTTCTATTAGCTATATGGGCTTTCCACGTGGGCTTTTAGCTAACAGATTGGGTcggttggagttgctcttataaACTTTAGCCACTGTTTACAGATTTTAAACTACTATTTTCAAACTTGGTATAAGTTATGGTCACCGATATGaaaatcaaaagtaaaataatttaacagTAACAAAGATATGAAGTGCAATTGTGCAAGACAAACCTGAAATCCGTCCTTGTTAAGATTCTCAATAGCAACCAATATGATCTCACCTTCCATCAATAGGCTTGATCAGACGCTTGAGCTTTTGCTGATCAAGGGGCCCCTCATTGATCATACCCACCATCAGTAAGTGCCCTTTCATTCTTCTTAGCCACTCACAAATTGACGGAAAGCTTGCTGCTGCTCTAGGGTGAATTCCCCCATGATCTCAAGTAAAAAAcctcaaaacaaaatatatattatatcccACTCTTTTAGCACCAAGATAGGAATGGGGTAATTCAAAGTACCATACATTAATAATCGGAGGACTTTCTGCGGTATAACCATGGTCACACTTTATGTGATCCACCATTGTCTCCATCTGAACAAAATAAGCTTAAAATTCAAGTATATGTCATACTGTAAACACATGCTAACTTACAGAGttgcaaaataattaaaaaggaaaattaCCTCCCATAATTCTCTGCGAGCGAAAAGCAAATAGTCTAACTCCATTCCagaaaatatctaaaataataatgaaatgtCAAGAACCTGTGATTTCTGACATCGATAACAACATTACAATAAACAAAATGCAAAAAAACCATATAATATAGGAAGCTTACACTGTACATCCAAGATTTTAGCTGTGTCCTAGCTTGTAACGGTTTGAGAGCGCAAGATTTTAATGCTGCATAATAGTGGTGATAAACATATTAGAGAGGAGATGTACATCTTAGAGCTACAAAAGAATTACCTGACAACTATTATACCATCTGTGGCGATTCTTTGTCTTTCGTCAACACAGAGTTCAGTAGAAGTACCAAATGCCTTGTCCCGTTATTGTACATCAACTGtagattaaaaataaacatTTAGATATATGAACGTGTGAGTGAGAGAGAGATTTAAGGTGCCAACCACCTACAAATTCTCTTATCCTAGAGATAAGAAACCATTGGATAACACATGATACATAATTCAGTGTAGAGAGAGCAGAGAGCAAATATTAGTATTAGGCTTATTGATAAAATACCTTTCAGTCTATGGAGGAACAATAAGAGCAATAAGTTTCGCCCTAAATGTGAGAGCCTTATCGATAAATTTGTATGCAAGAGCAGACTTGACACCAAAGGTGGGTTTAGCCCCATAATCTAGTCAAGACACAAAAAATGCAGATGCTAGCGAAGATTTTTACGACATCGAATTCTTACTTCCACCGGTGTCATTGTGATTAATATCACATTGATCTCtgaaataaaattgtaaaaaaaaaacacaattctCAGTTCAATGAAATATAACATCCGTAAATGATGAATGATGACCGATAGAAAATCAATAATAACCTGATTGCTTGAATGTCTCTCATGATTATTTTATCACTCTTCTCCTTTGACACACTGAATTCAATCAAATACAGAACCAATTAACACTAACAGCAACGAAGACAATGCCAAAAGATCAAAATCACAGGGGAAAGAGTAGACGGAAACTAACCACTATCCATGGCCACTGTTAATTTCAGAGAGGGGAATTTTGAAGAAATAGCAAGGCACAGAGAAAGAGTCGCCAGCGATATTATGAAATTTGAAGTCGATGGAGGAAACCTCCCCTGAAACTATGGGTAGTTGCAACTACAGCATAATTTCAAACGTAGTGATGGGTCGCCCGTTTTCCTTCGGATTCTTCATCAAACGCCGAAGAAAACAGTGGTAAATGTTCTCGGGTCGGAACCCGTTTCGAAGTGGATTATTCAAGATAAATTGGAAATTACAGATCAGACCCTCTGCAGtagtaaaagaaaaaaacaggAGGGACAGAAAAAGTAAATTTCCAATTTATTTGTATTCACAAATTAggattatatagatatagatatagattttCTCATTATATACATTATCTTCGATCTTcgcattttatttaatttccaTGGTGctgaatcatgttatttttgcTTGGCGTGTTGGATGACCATGATGTTCTTGTAGAATCTAACCATTTGGATTAACTAGACTCTCCGATCTATGAAAATTAGTATTCAAAAAGATGATTTAGTATTTAAACTGATAAATGTAAAATGAAAATTGttttttcttaataattttatattatcaataatttattacttattaaatatatcaataatataatcaaCTTTGATGAATTGTCTATTTGAAGATGACATTAATTTCTATTATATACAATTCTAAAGTTATTATAAGGCATTTAATACTacattttactaatttttaatttttaatcgattgttaaaatagaacataattttaaaatatgatattaataGTTATAGCAATTGATTTGAAATGAGactttaaattcaaaaatatatttaaaataaaatgatatttattgATAAAACACATTATATAGCTATTTAAGCACAAGTTACAACTCCGTGATCCTAATTCCTCCTTCATGTAAGTTGCTTGAtttattattcattatttttaaatgacaAGTTAATTTAAGATCCTAATTCCCCTTTCATGTAAACTGCTTGAtttattattcattatttttaaatgacaAGTTAACAGGTAAGGTCTTCTTTTCAAGATGTTATATGTATAAATGTTGTTTGTGGGTAGCTgcttatatttattattcattaCTTTTAAGTGACAAgttaacatgtaaaattttgttttcaagaTGTTATGTATAAATGTTGTTTGTGGTTAACTGTGTGATGATGATATTGGAGGCAACTAATAAGTGAGTTGTTTAATGGATGTTATATACACTACATCATATATGGCCTTCAGCAACACCTGAAAAACTGTGTTCAAAAGCCAAAAAAGTGTTActgaaagcaaaaaaaaaagtgctaTGGCTACACTTTTGTCAAATTTGGGTGTGTTACAAAAATAGCCGCTACCATAGGATAGTATAGGATGGAATATGCATGAATGAATGATagtatgataatatatattgagaaagtTATATATGCAAGTATAGATGACGAAATATTTTTCAGCCCCCCCTGACTTTtagtcctggttccgccactgtctACGGCTACACCTATTTTATATGGCACTATAGACTTATGCCAACACTGTTTTCTCTATGGTTACACCAAGAACAATGTTGCTAtggacttatatatatttatagctaCACTCATTTATTCTTTTGCCAACACCTACAGCTTGACAGTTTGGAGTCAATAGCTACACTTTTGTAAGTAAATTACCAACACTTTTAATCAAACAGGCAAAacatgatattaaaaataattattttccatTAAAACCTGTCAAGCCTCCCAATGTACATAAAAATGATCCAAATAAGAATCACCTTAACATTAACCAAGTTTCCAGAAAATGAATAGTATACAATTGCCAACGTAAGTAGCATTCAAAAGCTAAGTTAACTACTAATACACAATATCATCATAATCCCAAATAAAACAAGAGTGACATTGTAATGTCCATTAGGCACTTTTGTTGATATCCTGAAGGTTCTTGTCAGCCAATATTTTCCCATCTCTTGTACTTTAATGTCAAATTTATCATCCATCTCTTGCATGCCTCTTTTTCGTCGGTTTTTTCTTGTCAATAAGAAAGTACTCATCATTTTGTCTACCTGGAGAtattaatccaaaaaaaaaaatcattataaaaAAGACTAGATATTGTTCGaagcaaatatatatagattttgtCTGTTctgcattatatattttatatatcaaatcAAATCAACTATATTTTCAAACACACCATATCTGTCCACtaaaaataaaaggaaattaaactccataaataaataagttagtAATACATAAATAGGCATTATCACCTTGTCTATTTCTCTATCGGACAACTATTTAAGtgtaacaatatatatatatattcatgaaAAGAGCAGCAACAATTGCTTGAGAAAAATAATGGCAAGTataagaaattatataaatgatgcCATTAATAAAGTTAACATCAAATACTTTTCATCATAATGTTAGCATGTACCAGTTAAAAGAATTGCACTATTGTTTCGATTAATGCTAGTGTCGGTGATCAGAATCATAGCTAAGTTCACCATAAATACTGCAAATCATTTAGGCAAAAGAAGCAAAGCCTGTTCATATGAAACAAATTTGACATTATTTTTCAGATTGCATAGAAGATGTGGAGTCCGTAAAGTCTTTGCAAATGATATATTCTTTTATAGTATTTTTCAACCAAACTCTATAGTATAACACACACTTCTGAAATCAACTAGTACAATCCATACCTTAATATGTAAAGTGCTGCAACATATGAAATAGTACAAAAATGAGTTCATAGTACCgtattatactaaataaaaaggaaTTAGAAGTGGATCAAATTAACATACAGATATAGAAGGCTTCTGTGAcggtccaggaatccgggggtctggattctgacgtcaccacataaaacccatttttaaacacttttgaaatcatttttttttcttttggaaagataataaaaatcagagaatttaaaacctgaaattcaaaacttgaaaaccataataaaagattttgaaagagaacaaaaatcaaatgatttcagaacctgaatttcaaacttgaaagccataataagagaatttcaagagaacatttaaactttaataaatgattcgaaAGAGACATTTAAACCCCGtaaaagcaacaggatcgcatccaggttacagtattgaaattagaatctaccactattattacacaacatctcttaccaaatcagatcatcttcgataagaagaatcactgtcaactattccagctatgacttacacttgaatccttatagcacagctctagcttgcatcaacctcatcaactttcctgaacactccccGACCATTGGATCCTCCACTCTGtttcctcgcctagcattagccttatccacaatctcaatcaatcatctcatctttaagcctttctgaaatggttagaaaggaatagcaagggtgagcaacaatgctcagcaagtaataataaacaatgatagttctgaaatgatataacagaagttcacgagttcaagatataagaggattcaacctgagttcatgagttcatggtattgtatagaatgatttacaataccttgcagcatttaaactgagaaattcaatctttccaaagaattattgaattggactatcacattttaattaaaaccaaggttaggcagctgatcagttccgcactaaccccgagcaggccccgccatgctctatcactggatccaaggcactcattggcctaacatgaccacgaatctggtccacaggtttatataaaaacaataatccaattctctaattcaattcaagaagccaatgtaaattaacagaacataatcataatcatcatcaacaactgaataatttcaaatcaaactttgataataaactTTTCATAAGTCACAGTCCATTCTTTCATAAATCATCGTTCAGGAAATCCCTAACTATTcaatatcctccattatcggctaagcaactgaatttagcctgctaaaccagcatgacaatggcgggttgaataatcaagaagatcccaattcattcaaagctctaactatcactgagcaacacatgcttcaatgacaatctgaacttcgaattaatttgtaaaacggaaattctttagaaacttgaagattagaaagaatgggtcagaatactcgcattttcgaacattgaaaagaaaggtatgaatacttgaaacatataccaaaggaatggatcagaatatttgcaatatctccaagagaaaggtttaggatacttgcaacacatcaaaagaatgaatcagaatatttgcaatatatccaaaagcagggtgcaggatacttgccttaaatctgactccagtctcacatctctatctcatctttcaactttcacaatctatgcatctcgtcatctctagaccatctctagctatactctattcgccacatcgcttcgcttactcgattcatcccttattcgctttgcaataccattccgactttctgacgtcttcgagcgtacacgtctcgtccaaatcctttacgagaataagataatactatagtcactaaacaatatatcgcatatacatatcacgtatatcgatacccacttatatacccctttaaacttatcacatatcacttaacacgtaatcacgctttgactctaccatatagtcaagtcatattccacataacatattaccaatcaattatcatatgaatcctatcgaaaatccgacatcgtctcgtctatttattagactatccacctgttatcctatctcaatcaacaatcaaccaataagatccaatcactataatccatatattcttatccaatatcaatcaactcacgacactatgtcatccAAATCATCTATCACACGCATATACTATCAtgaataaacatgtatatcacGTAGTCATTAGTTAATAGCAaccaaataacatataatcacattttgcacatttaacaaaaattattcagattctcgactccatcataatattatgtcatatcaaactagactttataagctttcatctctctttcgtttcactcgattccgacttacggatcaaaagttatgaccAAAACCGTTTTCTGACTCCGCTCTCAACATATAATACCTTACAccgatagcagacaacac
Coding sequences:
- the LOC108223385 gene encoding uncharacterized protein LOC108223385, which translates into the protein MEGEIILVAIENLNKDGFQVLPAFVYIGSVLTGRDQQSNVKNTHLPPGSLQVDLEKCSDIRGDFMKWGSLGSCRRSSFASGYEPLKEEPLGSIIDIRKAVLQSP